In Carya illinoinensis cultivar Pawnee chromosome 7, C.illinoinensisPawnee_v1, whole genome shotgun sequence, the following are encoded in one genomic region:
- the LOC122315897 gene encoding centrosome-associated protein CEP250 isoform X1 produces the protein MDKNKSRTDLLAAGRKKLQQFRQKKEVKSSVSHGKSSKKYGKAEQADADASSTNLIPTVPPEVTEKETPRADSHTEISDSPVLHSMGAGEPDMSSTQLREDQVTDIGAMQEADGLDSTQSDRSREIELEGDQQLPFSELGESAEALSTIVSLKTNMDEVSLEPEQTGESGDVSAYDGATLSDGFSASVLNLYEVDGISSANLAMKNQKSEQIVPGSYYEENSVMPFPSGDDGRSKEEKSCAILDNRTAAEGYNQQYMSDQSFVPEGKSETELKVDEQIPLSEPAVNAEALPRIDSVNNIVEEASHQPEQTSESGEVSASDVATLSDRFSASVLALNMADGISTGNPAMQNQQREQISSGSSCEENLVMLFQSDGLGKGREENTHYVSENRTGTDGYNRQYMSEESFIAGAKSPERPLEAKCSAEVQTVSPVADVSSISLMQLTEVIRGLNEEEFRFLLDSRESVSNAGLGTGGGAFAKHGFTELLQRLNEELILTHFTKDIFHLQLAEHSELEMELEHQHHQLVDEISVLNDSLKEAHERNQFLAEEHVQCRSELQTVTSRREELEDQFHTAKAEVEEFSSRARELQSRLERSERDLFSLSTELDGFKILIADLQMENKKLDGTIASMTEERQKLVEERVLLLDENENLSKELADGKSLVAALQVENSNLSGSLSSVTEERTKLEEEKGHLFHANEKLSLELADCKGLVAALQVENTSLNGSLALVTEQRSRLEEDQEHLNFESERLTSKLFVLQDQFSTEHAERMKVESSLKEMTMRLEQLTEENILLQNSLEVFKAKVREIDGQQSPILCQAGNEVSQEVRSRGHESVTDYEDSHQTTGKQDGEVYSPVLEKPSSDGLAVEPPIPLPEQEVFDDSYVFVALKGHLEGAEKILQKLEKAIEGAHFHSTSFSRKVAAPGISKLIQAFESKVHVDEQEEEERDPTENQSPADPFMVAKELAGNLRALIKQLEMDAENASVLFTGERDGRKIADATFMELTAEHEALKEHSNNLEAANIELEVLFEALKQHVCEVEVKDGELEVLFESLKLQGINLKAENRELGEKLCGYQSRISDLQSCLDGLQHGSNEMASSISNQLENMQKEMAERVLLLEDWNSTVAEILEVVGKLDESVGEVLTSTISIGTQDAVNVSSRVAASVSSATKAIEALQGKLQAAQTDHEEICTLHKHVNEKFDDLHGKNELAISILHKMHGRLRQLVISSCGSVDESEKNIQIEKLLDPLDYSEYEMLLEQLDDFLEEKLQLRTVNNKLTAELIRREREFEEMSRRCLDAYTVHKLVDDVESVLKLGEDEINLDKTHASHLESVVSLLVQKFKELDAQVGLSREEFGSKMNELTELQDKIHQLESLCFEHENEIFILKDSLHLAEETLIAAHSELQEKRSELEQTEQRVSSVREKLGIAVAKGKGLIVQRDGLKQSLADTSSQLERSLHELQLKDSRIQEVETKLKTYSEAGERVEALESELSYIRNSATALRESFLHKDSVLQRIEEILEDLDLSEHFHSRDIIEKIDWLARSTTGNSVPLTDWDQKSSAGGGSYSDAAFAALDAWKDDVQPSSNSEDDMRRKFEELQNRLYGLAEQNEMLEQSLMERNNLVQRLEELLDRIDMPSQFRSVEPEDRIEWLGKALSEAQHDRNSLMQKIDNFENYCGSLSADLEESQRRVSELEADLQAVSQEREDLSERLEILTHEHEKLSARMVEFKLEKEKLQSEVTGLSEKLVERLGNEDKIVIIEGKIKRLQDLASDALQESGTMDLVSGSDSIHCLEELLRKLIENYAILSSKNPVIGDAADRHDAENVDAIAEVRSIDTLDSREQDMALLKTELEEAMRELMQVREERDRYLEKQQSLYCEVEALSIKREELEKILSQEEQKSASVREKFNVAVRKGKSLLQQRDGLKQIVDEKNAEVENLKSEITYRENALAEYEQKFKKLSAYPERVEALESECLLLRNRLTETEHYLQEKGRILSMALNALNNIGVDGEFNSGDPIERLEQLGKLFYDLRTAVASSEQEMRKSKKAAELLLAELNEVQERNDVLQEELATAANEVVELSKERDLAEAAKLEANSRLESLSTVRSEERKNQLSEFKGIKSGLNQLRKGFYDVNNLLADVFSKDLEFLHNLEAGIDSCLKTKNVEQVIVPFFCGSDGFITGDSESKEMDSWSDSKTHGQLDEDVFGIYNFVMHHLHEFVTEIGDLEEKLRKHSVSLHKQNSSLSNLVAAVHGEMTSQKESVESMKRDIIRIESVKSEKDMELNILQRNIAVLYEACASSVMEVENHRLGLVGNNMTAGEVGLNLKSTAFADGGQAHFYSEESIRNMADRLVLAVRNFASLKTETIVGNGKEMKITIANLQKELHEKDIQNERICSELVSQIKEAEAATRSYSLDLQSSQTWVHDLEEQVEAIERERNLLKQRVKELQDAQVASTELEDRIRSYTDVLTAKDQEIEALMQALDEEEAQMETLKNKIEELEKVVQQKNLDVKNLEGSRGKALKKLSITVTKFDELHQFSESLLAEVEKLQAQLQDRDAEISFLRQEVTRCTNDVLVASQMSSKRTSDEIHEFLAWFDSMIARFGVHDVHLDDKNDHDIHEHKEILQKKITSIVSEWEDLWVVAQSKDALLEVERSKVEELTRKEEFLEKSLREKDSRLNLLEGVRDSERATSMTSEILEVEPVVNKRTVAGTSIASQVRSLRKGNNDQVAIAIDMDPGSSGRLEDEDDDKVHGFKSLVTSRIVPRFTRPVTDMIDGLWVSCDRALMRQPALRLGIIIYWAILHALLATLVV, from the exons ATGGACAAGAACAAGAGCCGTACTGATCTGCTCGCTGCCGGACGGAAAAAG CTTCAACAATTTCGTCAGAAAAAGGAAGTTAAAAGCAGTGTTAGCCATGGAAAATCCTCAAAAAAGTATGGTAAAGCTGAGCAAGCTGATGCCGATGCATCTTCCACTAATCTTATTCCAACAGTGCCGCCTGAGGTTACCGAAAAGGAAACTCCTCGTGCCGATTCACATACGGAGATCTCTGATTCACCAGTATTGCACTCAATGGGGGCTGGCGAGCCTGATATGTCCTCAACTCAGCTGAGGGAAGATCAGGTAACAGATATAG GGGCAATGCAGGAAGCTGATGGTTTGGACTCAACGCAATCTGATCGAAGCAGAGAAATAGAGCTTGAAGGAGACCAGCAGCTTCCTTTCTCTGAACTTGGTGAAAGCGCAGAAGCTCTTTCAACGATAGTTTCACTAAAGACTAACATGGATGAGGTATCCCTTGAACCAGAGCAAACTGGTGAGTCAGGAGATGTATCTGCATATGATGGTGCTACCTTGTCGGATGGGTTTTCAGCTtctgttttgaatttatatgaGGTAGATGGGATCTCATCTGCCAATCTTGCCATGAAAAATCAGAAGAGTGAACAGATAGTGCCTGGATCATATTACGAAGAAAACTCGGTCATGCCTTTTCCGTCTGGGGATGATGgaagaagcaaagaagaaaagagTTGTGCCATTTTGGACAATAGAACAGCTGCAGAGGGGTACAATCAGCAATATATGTCTGATCAATCTTTTGTACCTGAAGGTAAAAGTGAAACAGAGCTTAAAGTAGACGAGCAGATTCCTCTTTCTGAGCCTGCTGTAAATGCTGAAGCTCTTCCAAGGATAGATTCAGTAAATAATATTGTGGAGGAGGCATCCCATCAACCAGAACAAACTAGTGAATCAGGAGAAGTGTCTGCATCTGATGTTGCGACCTTGTCAGATAGGTTTTCAGCTTCTGTTTTGGCTTTAAATATGGCAGATGGGATCTCAACTGGTAATCCTGCCATGCAAAATCAGCAAAGAGAACAAATATCGTCAGGTTCATCTTGTGAAGAAAACTTGGTCATGCTTTTCCAGTCTGATGGCCTTGGAAAAGGCAGGGAAGAAAATACTCATTATGTTTCAGAGAATAGGACAGGCACAGATGGTTACAATCGACAATATATGTCTGAAGAATCTTTTATAGCTGGGGCTAAAAGCCCTGAAAGACCTCTTGAAGCTAAATGTTCCGCTGAAGTACAGACTGTGTCTCCTGTTGCAGATGTGAGTTCAATCAGTCTCATGCAGCTCACGGAAGTGATAAGGGGGCTCAATGAAGAAGAGTTTAGGTTTTTGCTCGATTCAAGAGAATCAGTTTCTAATGCAGGGTTGGGGACTGGTGGTGGGGCTTTTGCAAAACATGGCTTTACAGAATTATTGCAGAGACTCAATGAAGAGTTAATTCTCACACATTTTACAAAAGATATCTTTCACTTGCAACTTGCTGAACACTCAGAGCTAGAGATGGAGTTAGAGCACCAGCACCATCAGCTGGTTGATGAAATATCTGTGCTTAATGATTCACTCAAGGAAGCTCATGAGAGGAATCAATTCCTTGCTGAAGAGCATGTTCAGTGCAGATCTGAACTCCAGACTGTTACTAGCAGGAGGGAGGAGCTCGAAGATCAATTTCATACAGCGAAGGCAGAAGTTGAGGAATTTTCTTCTAGAGCACGCGAGTTGCAGAGTAGATTGGAAAGGTCAGAAAGGGATTTGTTTAGCCTGTCAACAGAGTTGGATGGCTTCAAGATTTTGATAGCAGATTTACAGATGGAAAACAAGAAATTAGATGGGACCATTGCTTCTATGACTGAAGAGAGACAGAAACTTGTGGAGGAGAGGGTGCTTTTACTCGATGAGAATGAGAATCTGTCAAAAGAATTAGCTGATGGCAAGAGTTTGGTGGCAGCTTTACAGGTTGAAAATTCCAACTTGAGTGGGAGTCTGTCTTCAGTGACTGAGGAGAGAACGAAGCTTGAAGAGGAAAAGGGGCATCTTTTCCATGCTAATGAGAAACTCTCTCTAGAATTGGCTGACTGTAAAGGTTTGGTGGCAGCTTTGCAGGTAGAAAACACTAGCTTAAATGGGAGTCTTGCTTTGGTAACAGAGCAAAGAAGCAGGCTTGAAGAGGACCAGGAGCATCTTAATTTTGAGAGCGAGAGGCTTACTTCCAAACTTTTTGTTCTTCAAGACCAATTTTCTACTGAACACGCTGAGCGGATGAAGGTTGAAAGCAGCCTGAAGGAAATGACAATGCGCCTTGAACAACTCACTGAGGAAAACATTCTACTTCAGAACAGTCTGGAGGTATTCAAAGCTAAAGTAAGAGAGATAGATGGCCAGCAAAGCCCAATACTTTGCCAAGCTGGGAATGAAGTCAGTCAGGAAGTACGAAGTAGGGGCCATGAAAGTGTGACAGATTATGAAGATTCTCACCAGACTACAGGGAAGCAAGATGGTGAAGTCTATTCTCCTGTGTTGGAGAAGCCCTCATCTGATGGCCTTGCAGTAGAACCACCAATCCCGCTGCCTGAACAAGAAGTCTTTGACGACTCTTATGTGTTTGTTGCCTTGAAGGGACACTTGGAGGGGGCggagaaaatattgcaaaaacttgaaaaagcaATAGAAGGGGCACATTTTCATTCCACTTCTTTTAGCCGGAAAGTTGCTGCACCAGGGATATCAAAACTGATTCAAGCCTTTGAGTCAAAGGTGCATGTTGATGAACAAGAGGAAGAGGAAAGGGATCCTACTGAAAATCAATCACCAGCAGATCCATTCATGGTAGCAAAAGAGCTAGCTGGAAATTTGAGAGCATTGATAAAGCAGCTGGAAATGGATGCTGAGAATGCCAGTGTACTCTTCACAGGGGAGCGAGATGGTAGGAAAATAGCTGATGCCACATTCATGGAACTCACAGCTGAACACGAAGCTCTGAAGGAACATAGTAACAATTTGGAAGCAGCCAACATTGAGCTTGAGGTTCTATTTGAAGCTTTAAAGCAACATGTTTGTGAGGTTGAAGTGAAGGATGGTGAACTTGAAGTTCTCTTTGAATCCTTAAAGTTGCAAGGCATCAATCTCAAAGCAGAAAACCGTGAGCTTGGTGAAAAGCTTTGTGGGTATCAATCAAGAATTAGTGACTTGCAGAGTTGTTTGGATGGTTTACAGCATGGTTCAAATGAGATGGCTTCTTCCATCAGCAATCAGTTGGAGAATATGCAGAAAGAAATGGCTGAGAGGGTGTTGTTACTTGAAGATTGGAATTCTACAGTGGCTGAAATCCTTGAAGTTGTTGGGAAGCTTGATGAATCAGTTGGGGAAGTTTTAACCTCGACCATCTCAATTGGCACTCAGGATGCTGTGAATGTCAGTAGCCGGGTTGCTGCTTCTGTTAGTTCTGCTACCAAAGCGATTGAGGCTCTGCAGGGGAAACTCCAAGCTGCTCAGACCGACCATGAGGAAATCTGTACCTTACACAAACATGTGAATGAGAAATTTGATGATTTGCATGGAAAGAATGAATTGGCTATTAGTATATTGCATAAGATGCATGGTAGACTGAGGCAACTTGTGATCAGTTCCTGTGGATCTGTGGATGAAAGTGAGAAAAACATACAAATTGAGAAACTGCTTGATCCTTTAGATTATAGTGAATATGAGATGCTGTTGGAACAACTGGATGATTTTTTAGAGGAGAAGCTGCAGCTCAGAACTGTTAACAATAAACTCACAGCAGAGTTAATCCGTAGAGAAAGAGAGTTTGAGGAAATGAGCAGAAGATGCCTTGATGCATATACTGTCCATAAGTTAGTAGATGATGTGGAGAGTGTGCTAAAACTGGGTGAAGATGAGATTAACTTGGATAAAACTCATGCTTCTCATTTGGAGTCAGTGGTGTCTCTTCTTGTTCAGAAATTTAAGGAGCTTGATGCGCAGGTTGGCTTGTCTAGAGAAGAGTTTGGGTCCAAGATGAATGAATTGACTGAATTGCAGGATAAGATACATCAGTTAGAATCCTTGTGCTTTGAGCACGAAAATGAGATCTTCATTCTTAAGGACAGTTTACACCTCGCGGAGGAAACCCTCATTGCTGCACACTCTGAATTACAGGAGAAAAGAAGTGAACTTGAACAGACAGAGCAGCGAGTATCTTCTGTTAGAGAGAAACTTGGCATCGCTGTTGCCAAGGGCAAAGGCTTGATTGTGCAACGTGATGGTCTCAAACAGTCCCTGGCTGATACTTCTAGTCAACTGGAGAGAAGCTTGCATGAGCTACAGTTGAAAGACTCTAGGATTCAAGAAGTTGAAACAAAACTTAAGACCTACTCAGAGGCTGGTGAGCGTGTGGAAGCTCTAGAATCTGAGCTGTCATACATTCGCAACTCAGCCACTGCATTACGAGAATCGTTCCTTCATAAAGATTCTGTCCTGCAGAGAATAGAAGAGATTTTAGAAGATTTAGATCTGTCAGAGCATTTTCATTCTAGAGATATAATTGAAAAGATTGATTGGTTGGCGAGGTCAACTACTGGAAACTCAGTGCCTCTAACTGATTGGGACCAGAAAAGTTCTGCTGGAGGAGGTTCATATTCTGATGCAGCTTTTGCTGCTTTGGATGCTTGGAAAGATGATGTGCAGCCAAGCTCAAATTCAGAGGATgatatgagaagaaaatttgagGAGCTTCAAAATAGGTTATATGGGTTGGCTGAACAAAATGAAATGCTTGAACAATCTTTAATGGAAAGGAACAATTTAGTGCAGAGATTGGAAGAACTTTTGGACAGGATTGATATGCCTTCGCAGTTCCGCTCTGTTGAACCAGAGGATAGGATTGAGTGGTTAGGAAAAGCACTATCTGAGGCTCAACATGATAGAAACTCTCTCATGCAGAAGATTGATAATTTTGAAAACTATTGTGGATCACTAAGTGCTGATTTGGAAGAGTCACAAAGGAGAGTGTCTGAACTCGAGGCAGACCTCCAAGCAGTTAGTCAAGAGAGAGAGGACCTCTCAGAAAGATTGGAGATTCTGACTCATGAACATGAAAAACTTTCAGCGAGGATGGTTGAATTCAAACTTGAGAAAGAAAAGCTGCAGAGTGAAGTTACTGGTTTGAGTGAGAAATTAGTTGAGAGGCTCGGGAATGAGGATAAGATTGTCATCATTGAAGGCAAAATCAAAAGATTGCAGGATTTGGCTAGCGATGCATTGCAAGAGTCTGGAACCATGGATCTGGTTTCTGGAAGTGATAGTATTCATTGCCTGGAAGAGTTGCTGAGGAAGCTTATAGAGAATTATGCAATTCTTTCTTCAAAGAATCCTGTGATTGGGGATGCGGCTGACAGACACGATGCTGAAAATGTTGATGCTATTGCTGAAGTGAGAAGTATAGATACACTTGATTCCAGGGAACAGGATATGGCTCTTCTGAAAACAGAACTAGAGGAGGCTATGCGTGAGTTGATGCAggtgagggaggagagagatAGATATCTGGAGAAGCAGCAATCTTTGTATTGTGAAGTAGAAGCTCTCAGTATAAAAAGGGAGGAGTTGGAAAAGATACTCAGTCAGGAGGAGCAGAAGTCGGCTTCTGTGAGAGAGAAATTTAATGTTGCAGTTAGAAAAGGGAAGTCACTGTTGCAGCAGAGGGATGGTCTGAAGCAGATCGTTGATGAGAAGAATGCCGAGGTGGAAAATTTGAAATCGGAGATTACCTACAGGGAAAATGCTCTTGCAGAGTATGAGCAGAAGTTCAAAAAGTTGTCTGCTTACCCAGAAAGAGTAGAAGCCCTAGAATCTGAGTGTTTGTTGTTGAGAAATCGTCTCACAGAAACTGAACATTACTTGCAGGAGAAAGGACGCATATTGAGCATGGCTTTGAATGCTTTAAATAACATTGGTGTTGATGGTGAATTCAACAGTGGTGATCCAATTGAGAGGTTGGAACAACTTGGGAAACTATTCTACGATTTACGCACTGCTGTGGCTTCTTCAGAGCAGGAGATGAGGAAATCTAAAAAAGCAGCAGAGCTACTCCTTGCAGAGTTGAATGAGGTGCAAGAGAGAAATGATGTTCTCCAAGAGGAGCTGGCAACAGCTGCCAATGAAGTTGTTGAGCTTAGTAAGGAAAGGGATTTGGCAGAGGCTGCCAAACTTGAAGCTAATTCACGGCTTGAAAGTTTATCTACTGTTCGTTCTGAGGAAAGAAAGAACCAATTATCTGAATTTAAGGGAATAAAATCTGGTCTGAATCAACTCAGGAAGGGATTTTATGATGTTAATAACTTACTAGCTGATGTTTTCTCCAAGGACTTGGAATTTTTGCACAATCTGGAGGCTGGCATTGATTCATGTCTGAAAACAAAAAACGTTGAGCAAGTCATTGTGCCTTTTTTCTGTGGGTCTGATGGCTTTATAACTGGCGATTCAGAGAGCAAG GAAATGGATTCTTGGTCAGACTCCAAAACTCATGGGCAACTTGATGAAGATGTATTtggaatttataattttgttatgcATCATCTGCATGAATTTGTGACTGAAATTGGcgatcttgaagaaaaattacgcAAACACTCTGTCTCATTACATAAACAAAACAGCAGTCTATCTAACTTAGTGGCAGCTGTTCATGGGGAGATGACTTCCCAAAAAGAGTCGGTTGAATCTATGAAGAGAGACATTATTCGTATAGAGTCTGTCAAAAGTGAAAAAGACATGGAACTTAATATTTTGCAGAGAAACATTGCCGTGCTTTATGAAGCATGTGCTAGTTCAGTGATGGAAGTCGAAAACCATAGACTTGGCCTGGTTGGTAATAATATGACTGCTGGAGAAGTGGGTTTGAACTTAAAATCAACAGCATTTGCTGATGGTGGACAGGCTCATTTTTACTCTGAGGAATCTATCAGGAATATGGCAGACAGACTTGTGTTGGCTGTGAGGAATTTTGCTAGCTTGAAAACTGAAACTATTGTAGGTAATGGGAAGGAAATGAAGATTACAATAGCAAATTTACAGAAAGAGCTTCATGAGAAGGACATTCAGAATGAAAGGATTTGCTCGGAGCTGGTTAGTCAAATAAAGGAAGCTGAAGCTGCCACAAGAAGTTACTCACTAGATCTTCAATCTTCCCAAACATGGGTGCATGATTTGGAGGAACAGGTTGAAGCGATAGAGAGGGAAAGGAATTTACTAAAGCAGAGAGTAAAGGAGCTGCAGGATGCGCAAGTCGCCTCAACAGAGTTAGAGGATAGGATTAGATCATATACTGATGTACTTACTGCCAAAGACCAAG AAATTGAGGCACTGATGCAAGCACTCGATGAAGAGGAGGCACAGATGGAAACCCTGAAAAACAAGATTGAGGAATTGGAAAAGGTTGTGCAACAAAAGAATCTAGATGTCAAGAACCTTGAAGGTTCTCGTGGAAAGGCTCTGAAAAAGCTCTCCATCACTGTGACTAAGTTCGATGAGCTTCATCAATTTTCCGAGAGTCTCCTTGCTGAGGTTGAAAAGCTTCAAGCACAATTGCAAGATCGGGATGCAGAGATCTCTTTCTTAAGGCAAGAGGTTACTAGATGCACTAATGACGTTCTTGTTGCATCACAAATGAGTAGCAAGAGGACTTCAGATGAGATCCATGAGTTCTTGGCATGGTTTGACTCAATGATTGCTAGGTTTGGGGTGCATGATGTGCATCTTGATGATAAGAATGACCATGACATTCATGAACACAAGGAAATACTACAGAAGAAGATTACATCTATCGTATCAGAATGGGAAGATCTATGGGTGGTCGCTCAAAGTAAGGATGCATTGTTAGAAGTTGAAAGGAGCAAGGTAGAAGAGTTAACACGTAAAGAAGAATTTCTTGAGAAGTCTTTACGTGAGAAGGATTCAAGATTAAATTTGCTTGAGGGTGTTAGAGATTCTGAAAGGGCAACTAGCATGACCTCTGAAATTTTGGAAGTTGAACCTGTG GTGAACAAAAGGACAGTAGCTGGGACTTCCATTGCATCTCAAGTCCGCAGTTTGCGCAAAGGCAACAATGACCAAGTTGCTATTGCTATAGACATGGATCCTGGTAGTAGTGGTAGGTTAGAAGATGAGGATGATGACAAAG TTCATGGTTTCAAGTCACTTGTTACGTCAAGAATTGTGCCAAGATTTACGCGACCTGTGACTGACATGATTGATGGCCTTTG GGTTTCCTGTGATCGGGCTCTGATGAGACAACCTGCTCTACGGCTGGGTATTATAATCTATTGGGCCATATTGCATGCACTTCTTGCCACACTTGTGGTTTGA